A genome region from Anopheles stephensi strain Indian chromosome 2, UCI_ANSTEP_V1.0, whole genome shotgun sequence includes the following:
- the LOC118503857 gene encoding uncharacterized protein LOC118503857 isoform X2, with amino-acid sequence MECDVSPVPSVQANRPTIQQQHSIGTVVVTAVAAKGSTNNGNSSTGSGSSTTTASSTTLITSTTTTTGTPDIGTADGTVAESTTMEPTTTTSEEDDATPSSSSVVVVASASMGTAAEAAGIISARKSISSNNSSNAARKTPLHGSSTVVVPSEPVAVIEISDHSTTDDISYPELVSCVDSDLNCVVLSDEYDSSVPLREDDPLNVSTGSIDMLSSSQCSTPVPPSVSVVGTAEAITPGRTRIATPTITTSNSSSSAATPKHNHHLRRNLPRMAATSRQQTAAKQPQSGAGSRGGASSSEKRQLRQTTSDGSSSGGAASTMREVLASIPGFSIKPRRRTNKKLSTAAQLEQTREGCVDLETPDSILIHTNLRALLNRETFQLLPPLYQYKLVQLLPPVDRPTLPEASQCERNGIRLNPSGLNNEFFARACHEWRDRLAEGEFTPEAQLKIRSEAEREKSKLDPWKLKHFEPMWGDRKYASAFFGAAGTVANPTPPTPPPPPPPPPTVEEQQVLVQSSQPPVLAVAPAHQHQSIPVQLPVHAPVAVSCSTAPTVSIVPMSKGATIVTVARQAQQPVTLGAHPTKVVHPAVTAKLDPSSRSLGKMQAITFSTAAGVVRPTANVASSSSISSSSSSSNTIITSSTGTIILPSRTTITVTSGSAPKTGASGGSGGMLRGSAGTGVASVAAVPISSGITVVPINILTGSGSSSISSSGASSSINTNRPALKTTIKLRPTTAIATSTTAAAAIGEGGKQHPYAVGCSSNAAVVIGSSTAAVGGTKRILPPATMSVSSSSNNGSSSTAISSTNCVEQSSGTTSSLPMSPKRFRTVGAVTRSALAGTGTQQLPPAQHNPLPTTTSAAMAAGSTITLGSRPVVVKVVEPYRPSAMVRAVPIDPTVIQTSSSLKRTRALTPELSSIKMSAKRKVDGDDGGGPPQQHPFSSSSSSLQHNNPRRMVAVVTGTATTTGGGEVNSISIGSSSSSSSSSNAAMYISSNNNSINRLITATGSRTTMPATSTDSSKCSKRSIGNAAGGTSNSNSSRINISCSSTTTINSSEGLLIDPTTTNTTTTTTTTASSHVGAGATAAAAAGIFLQSGGRKGGHRQQLVECDTRKTAPPMDATNRLVLLDGGAHEKRRRGLLPYEVVVPPVAAVVGGGPSKRRVPRQGLKPNRNRAVATTPTTTTITIVDDEVDGSPPAFAGQAVEEDSHELDEAEENPEVLRRRIVAPMVNGDVAEVHEQRRSSSPPLVPSSDIILEEAIDCGDVADSGEHRLKGDFIEANSSSLHLQDTGEQQRVMNLNHLHSINDTGGTTQMIYDQNTGQVYSVMCLPQPQNNTTLGAAGGGLSLRSLPSSLTVTALPQQQHPPQQPQLSISNDSSNSSSVSTTAMMAASDNHLDGGAGGAGGGAGGAGSSGPGLSTFENVLRQNVMDGSELVIVNHHQVRPDQEGVISVKEADEEDEDEEEEDEEEGDGEQVHTTTTTTNTADEEEEEDEEEVEDEEEEGEEVGEENGEEDPDAHEQQILRRHGLQLHEALAGACEDDDDHQAPGECFNGEVIRTATGVAAAAASFGNKLGNYGPANLQQHHLHLQQHHNNHLHHRVQGAMAGGVGGMMSMNLTGFHHDHELLHQQQQQQLQQLQHATTTTSSPCSVSSEQPEGLMMMVTTTADGNEEDPAAGLSSNSGDVMVMTTSNYCDNLSAADEADGEDEEEEEEEDEGRQLAEEHDQLLLDGGSSVGMEEEAVGTIVDQYGNHHHPSDLNHRHGGMMVHDGSEEEEEEEEEASFVMDQMQQQQQLQQQFHLASGQNHQQQLHNHQSLVTSSGGADGTQMHLHPGGVGGMLLDGDGAGCVEESFENEDDVEQHQQQQAEDEAQDGQQLLQQHQTSVVQHQQQYTNSHSHHHHQQQLVEKYIDEMDTIGGGAASVVGDGSDPGAGYVMDAGSGEMMRTEIVVEHNHDDHGTIALEQVGTLNQEEHDDVGDGRNGASSSVFDNRYVNQSDDVGGPIVEVAHDPRHHKAPEFDESDDGRGEMIDERRVVDMLEETCAERGMIQQSVPREHLPTLLVPVSGVANVSSQSAESSFAATMSGGGMPVLATKRTTILVVEDCISTNGLHSPYGPAPPFARRRSLNGVEHVLSSMQKYEPREEDTDHDLPSGRNGNNDLFHGEEEGSGAPEVDEDDGGAGHEHKGGGGHEEVLAASSCGDWPQFKIEMMGTTKMMVVDHHQLVDGNNSIIISPLGTPGSATMIPSPGATTLQQQQQQQQPQHHHHQQQQQQLHNSQSLHQHLTTVNQQQRTALQQPTSISMAPTATLVQQIAPHNPLQQQQRPPPQQLHTSGGVNAATTTAGISFLAHHTQPTVPTMTPGTTVLNSPQQHQPPQQGLSIFQLHPQQQQHHSPQQPVLGCGNSTIQLTTEIKDGIRNSMVKTEPGVSYTTIRQGNQLVTRIKMENDDSQQQQQQQQQPTQTTQPTFQTQLPKVNVVTSSPLISIGPGSSSQDNLSRVIESVAGNYSSAASPVGSQQQQQQQLVTHQQQQQQQQLIQHVQTASGHQLRYEMDPTTVMQQQSVSPSQQQQLIAQQQQPKFIITSRPLGGAVNAAGSAPGTKLPLTVQAATNVLPHMQSPQQFIQAQDQQMQLATQPTVPPLQKPIQLQKIIMATSAISQQQPQQQQQRPRLPLQQRTQYSVQAIPQQQQQQQQQQQQPQQFQQAPKVPPQAATPPTQSQQRFQQKYVTNQLIRGQNAFLMNNVHHLQQQTQQQQVAGTVGANVIVGATSINRGKRSNDVGGGSSTGPHAATNSTGNGSGSSSGSSSSSSGSKQRGGRTSSSRLPPGAVNLERSYQICQAVIQNSPNRHQLKAQLKSPQAFLAASNSNSNSSISSIGSTGSSSSSSSSSSSSSSSSGVSASSIIGNNTKEDANSNSSGNGSSAFGGVLGIGGNKMSRLVNSSKRTVSAGGVRPHSSIVVRQVNASGGSAAAATSASSGQSNPISIIAAAQSQHHQQQLHALAGDQQQLGQIISVSAAPTIVHAAGAASVAGNNSGANAHSGGAGGAGNFAAGGKYLLVQRTAAAHIGEIVTPRAASAPPTHNQIQLHHVPAPPQQQQPPLHNPQMATVQQQQLSHQVQHHMQQQQHQLQQQQQQQQLAVGANAVAPATTSLQAAITRRIPSTHGWSFL; translated from the exons ATGGAATGCGATGTGTCGCCCGTTCCATCGGTGCAGGCGAACCGTCCGACgatacagcagcaacacagcaTCGGTACAGTGGTGGTAACAGCGGTAGCAGCGAAAGGATCCACTAACAATGGCAATAGTAGTactggcagcggcagcagtacCACAACCGCATCGTCCACTACACTCATCACctccaccactactactacggGTACTCCGGACATCGGAACGGCCGACGGCACGGTGGCAGAGTCCACCACCATGGAacccacgacgacgacgtcggaAGAGGACGATGCGACACCGTCCTCgtcatcggtggtggtggtggccagcGCGTCAATGGGCACTGCCGCAGAAGCCGCCGGAATCATCTCCGCACGGAAAAGTATCAGCAGCAATAATAGCAGTAACGCCGCCCGCAAGACACCACTCCACGGTTCCTCAACGGTGGTGGTACCGTCGGAACCGGTGGCGGTGATCGAAATCAGCGATCATAGTACGACGGACGACATTAGCTACCCGGAGCTGGTCTCCTGCGTCGATTCCGACCTCAACTGTGTGGTTCTGTCGGACGAGTACGATTCGTCGGTACCGCTGAGGGAAGACGATCCACTAAATGTTTCGACCGGTTCGATCGATATGCTATCGTCTTCGCAGTGCAGCACACCGGTACCACCGTCGGTCAGCGTCGTGGGAACAGCAGAGGCTATTACACCGGGTCGGACAAGGATAGCGACaccaaccatcaccaccagcaacagcagcagcagcgcagcaACACCGAAACACAATCACCATTTGCGGCGAAATCTGCCCCGAATGGCGGCGACCAGTAGACAGCAGACGGCGGCGAAACAACCGCAATCGGGTGCGGGCAGTCGGGGCGGTGCCTCGTCGTCGGAAAAACGTCAGCTTCGGCAGACAACGTCGGACGGGAGTAGTTCCGGTGGTGCTGCGTCAACGATGCGTGAGGTGCTTGCATCGATCCCGGGGTTTAGCATAAAGCCGAGGCGGCGCACGAACAAGAAGCTGTCCACCGCGGCCCAGCTCGAACAGACGCGCGAAGGTTGCGTCGATCTGGAAACGCCGGACTCGATTCTGATCCACACGAATCTGCGCGCCCTGTTGAACAGGGAAACGTTTCAGCTGCTGCCACCGCTGTATCAGTACAAACTCGTCCAGCTGCTGCCGCCCGTCGATCGGCCAACGCTACCCGAAGCATCCCAGTGCGAGCGTAACGGCATCCGGTTGAATCCGTCCGGCTTGAACAACGAATTCTTTGCCCGCGCCTGCCACGAATGGCGGGACCGGTTAGCGGAGGGTGAATTTACACCGGAGGCACAGCTAAAGATACGCTCGGAGGCGGAGCGCGAAAAGAGCAAGCTCGATCCGTGGAAGCTGAAACACTTCGAACCGATGTGGGGTGATAGGAAGTATGCGTCGGCGTTTTTCGGAGCGGCAGGCACGGTGGCAAATCCAACACCaccgacaccaccaccaccaccaccaccaccaccgacggtAGAAGAACAGCAGGTGCTGGTACAGTCTTCACAACCACCCGTATTAGCTGTAGCACCGGCGCACCAACACCAATCGATACCGGTACAGCTACCGGTACATGCTCCCGTGGCCGTGAGCTGCTCGACAGCTCCGACCGTATCGATTGTTCCGATGTCGAAGGGTGCTACGATCGTTACTGTTGCACGACAGGCGCAGCAACCGGTAACGCTCGGGGCCCATCCGACCAAAGTTGTGCATCCCGCCGTGACAGCAAAGCTCGATCCAAGCTCCCGATCGTTAGGGAAAATGCAAGCAATCACCTTTTCCACTGCGGCCGGCGTTGTGCGACCCACGGCGAACGTTGCTAGCAGTAGTAGCattagtagtagcagcagcagcagcaacacaatcATCACGTCCTCCACCGGCACTATCATCCTTCCCTCGCGGACGACAATAACGGTCACTTCCGGCAGTGCGCCTAAAACCGGCGCTAGTGGCGGTAGTGGTGGCATGCTAAGAGGAAGTGCTGGAACCGGTGTGGCGAGCGTGGCTGCTGTACCGATCAGCAGCGGTATAACTGTGGTCCCTATTAACATCCTTACCGGAAGCGGTAGCAGTAGTATCAGTAGCAGTGGTGCAAGTAGTTCCATTAACACGAATCGACCCGCGCTTAAGACTACGATAAAGCTGCGACCAACGACAGCGATTGCTACGAGCACGACGGCGGCCGCAGCGATTGGTGAGGGCGGCAAACAGCATCCCTATGCCGTAGGTTGTTCGTCGAATGCAGCGGTTGTGATTGGAAGTTCCACGGCAGCTGTCGGAGGCACCAAACGAATTCTTCCGCCGGCTACGATGAGTGTTAGCAGTAGTAGCAATAATGGTAGCAGCAGTACCGCCATTAGCAGTACTAACTGCGTTGAGCAGAGCAGTGGCACAACCAGTTCGTTGCCGATGTCTCCGAAACGGTTCCGTACCGTGGGTGCCGTTACGCGATCGGCTTTGGCGGGCACGGGCACGCAACAGCTACCACCAGCGCAACACAATCCCCTGCCGACCACCACCTCGGCCGCGATGGCTGCCGGGTCAACGATAACGCTCGGATCTCGGCCGGTCGTTGTGAAGGTGGTGGAACCGTACCGTCCATCGGCGATGGTTCGTGCCGTCCCGATCGATCCGACGGTGATTCAGACAAGCTCAAGCTTAAAGCGAACCCGTGCACTAACGCCCGAACTCAGCAGCATCAAGATGTCGGCGAAGCGGAAAGTGGATGGCGACGATGGTGGCGGCCCGCCACAACAGCATccgttcagcagcagcagcagcagcttgcaGCACAATAATCCGCGCCGAATGGTGGCTGTTGTAACCGGGACCGCGACTACAACCGGCGGGGGGGAAGTgaacagcatcagcatcggcagcagtagtagcagcagcagcagcagcaatgcagCAATGTACATAAGcagtaataataatagtatCAATCGCCTTATCACCGCCACCGGCAGCCGCACCACTATGCCGGCCACCTCTACGGACAGCagcaaatgcagcaaaaggAGCATCGGCAAtgctgctggtggcactaGCAATAGCAATAGTAGTAGAATCAATATTAGCTGTAGCAGCACCACTACCATTAACAGCTCAGAGGGCTTACTAATCGATcccaccaccacaaacaccaccacaaccaccaccaccaccgctagcAGCCATGTCGGAGCTGGTGCTAcggctgctgcggctgctgggaTCTTTCTGCAGTCGGGTGGCAGGAAGGGGGGACACAGACAGCAGCTGGTGGAATGTGATACACGAAAGACGGCGCCTCCGATGGATGCGACCAATCGGCTGGTGTTACTTGACGGAGGAGCGCACGAGAAACGACGACGAGGGCTGCTTCCGTACGAAGTCGTTGTTCCACCGGTGGCGGCTGTAGTTGGTGGTGGTCCGTCTAAGCGGAGAGTACCCCGCCAAGGGCTTAAACCGAACCGCAATCGGGCGGTGGCGACCACTCCAACCACAACAACGATCACGATAGTGGACGACGAGGTAGACGGGTCACCACCGGCGTTCGCGGGTCAAGCGGTCGAAGAAGATAGTCACGAGCTGGACGAAGCGGAAGAGAATCCGGAAGTGTTACGAAGAAGAATCGTAGCACCGATGGTAAATGGTGATGTGGCGGAAGTACACGAGCAGCGACGATCGTCCTCGCCGCCACTTGTCCCTTCGTCCGATATTATTCTCGAAGAAGCGATCGACTGTGGGGACGTTGCAGATAGTGGCGAACATCGGCTGAAGGGTGATTTCATCGAAGCGAACTCCTCCTCCCTGCACTTGCAGGACACGGGCGAGCAGCAGCGAGTGATGAATCTGAACCACCTGCACTCGATAAACGATACCGGTGGTACGACACAGATGATCTACGATCAAAACACCGGCCAGGTGTACAGTGTGATGTGTCTACCGCAGCCGCAGAataacacgacgcttggtgcCGCCGGTGGTGGGTTAAGCCTCCGATCGCTTCCATCCTCGCTGACCGTAACGGCTTtaccgcagcaacagcatccgccCCAGCAACCGCAGCTATCGATTTCCAACGATAGTAGCAATAGTAGCAGCGTATCGACCACCGCCATGATGGCAGCGAGCGACAATCATCTGGATGGCGGGGCAGGCGGCGCCGGAGGAGGAGCAGGCGGTGCGGGAAGTTCCGGGCCGGGTTTGAGTACGTTTGAGAATGTGCTGCGCCAGAATGTGATGGATGGGTCCGAGCTGGTGATCGTTAACCATCATCAGGTACGCCCGGACCAGGAAGGTGTGATCAGTGTGAAGGAAGCAGATgaggaggatgaggatgaagaggaggaggacgaggaagaGGGTGATGGAGAGCAGGTGCATACCAcaaccactaccaccaacactgccgacgaagaggaggaggaagacgaggaggaggtggaggatgaggaggaggaaggaGAGGAGGTGGGGGAGGAGAATGGGGAAGAAGATCCGGATGCGCATGAGCAACAGATCCTAAGGCGGCATGGGTTACAGCTGCACGAAGCATTGGCGGGGGCTTGTGAAGATGACGACGATCACCAGGCTCCAGGCGAGTGTTTTAATGGTGAAGTGATACGAACCGCCACcggtgtagcagcagcagcagcatcattcgGCAACAAGCTGGGTAACTATGGGCCCGCGAACCTACAGCAACATCATCTGCacctgcagcagcatcacaaCAATCATCTGCACCACCGGGTGCAGGGTGCGATGGCTGGCGGAGTTGGCGGGATGATGAGCATGAATCTGACCGGCTTTCATCACGACCACGAGCtgctgcaccagcagcagcagcagcaactgcagcagcttcagcatgctaccaccaccaccagctcacCGTGCTCCGTGTCCTCGGAACAGCCGGAGGGGCtcatgatgatggtgacgacTACCGCGGACGGTAACGAGGAGGACCCGGCTGCTGGACTGTCGTCGAACAGCGGCGatgtgatggtgatgacgacGAGCAACTACTGTGATAATCTGTCCGCCGCCGACGAAGCTGACGgtgaggacgaggaggaggaagaggaagaagacgaGGGGCGACAGCTGGCCGAGGAGCACGATCAACTGCTGCTGGACGGTGGAAGTAGCGTCGGGATGGAGGAGGAAGCTGTCGGTACGATCGTGGATCAGTACGGCAATCATCACCATCCGAGTGATCTGAACCATCGTCACGGTGGTATGATGGTGCACGATGGatcggaagaggaggaggaggaggaggaagaggccAGCTTCGTAATGGAtcagatgcagcagcagcagcagttgcagcAACAGTTTCATCTCGCTAGTGGACagaaccatcagcagcagcttcacaATCACCAATCGCTGGTGACGTCTTCTGGAGGTGCAGACGGAACGCAGATGCATCTGCACCCAGGAGGTGTCGGAGGAATGCTGctggatggtgatggtgctggctGTGTGGAGGAGAGTTTTGAGAATGAAGATGATGTagagcaacatcagcagcaacaggccGAAGATGAGGCTCAAGATGGCCAACAGCtgttgcagcagcaccagacATCGGTTGttcaacatcagcaacagtaCACAAACAGTCAcagccaccatcaccaccaacagcagctaGTGGAGAAGTATATCGACGAGATGGACACTATCGGCGGTGGAGCAGCAAGTGTTGTCGGCGATGGAAGCGATCCTGGCGCTGGCTACGTCATGGATGCGGGCAGTGGCGAAATGATGCGGACAGAAA TTGTGGTGGAGCATAATCACGACGATCACGGGACGATAGCGTTGGAGCAGGTGGGGACTCTTAATCAAGAGGAACACGATGATGTGGGAGATGGCAGGAATGGTGCTTCCTCTTCTGTGTTTGATAATCGGTACGTCAATCAGTCGGACGACGTTGGTGGTCCGATCGTGGAAGTCGCGCACGACCCTCGGCACCACAAAGCACCGGAATTTGATGAATCCGACGATGGAAGGGGGGAGATGATCGATGAACGACGCGTCGTGGACATGCTGGAAGAGACCTGCGCCGAACGTGGGATGATACAGCAGTCCGTACCACGGGAGCATCTGCCGACACTGCTCGTACCGGTGTCGGGTGTCGCTAATGTGTCGTCACAGTCGGCCGAAAGTTCGTTTGCAGCGACGATGAGTGGTGGTGGCATGCCAGTGCTGGCCACCAAACGTACCACCATACTGGTGGTGGAAGATTGCATATCAACGAATGGGCTGCATTCCCCGTACGGGCCAGCGCCGCCATTCGCTCGGAGACGTTCGCTGAACGGTGTAGAGCACGTACTATCTTCGATGCAGAAGTACGAACCGAGGGAGGAAGACACGGATCATGATTTACCGTCGGGGAGGAATGGTAACAACGATCTTTTTCACGGTGAGGAAGAAGGTTCAGGTGCACCGGAAGTGGATGAAGATGATGGTGGAGCAGGACACGAACATAAGGGGGGCGGCGGCCATGAGGAAGTACTTGCAGCATCCTCCTGTGGTG ATTGGCCACAGTTCAAAATAGAAATGATGGGTACAACGAAGATGATGGTAGTAGATCATCATCAGCTCGTAGATGGCAATAACAGTATTATCATTTCACCGCTCGGCACGCCAGGATCGGCCACGATGATACCCTCGCCCGGTGCAACAACactacagcaacaacaacaacaacagcaaccgcagcaccaccaccaccaacagcagcagcaacaactgcACAATTCTCAATCGCTTCATCAACACCTAACAACAGTGAATCAACAGCAACGCACGGCACTACAGCAGCCAACATCCATATCGATGGCACCGACCGCAACGCTCGTGCAGCAGATAGCGCCCCACAATCCgcttcagcagcaacagcgccCCCCGCCGCAACAGTTGCATACATCCGGGGGCGTTAATGCGGCCACCACGACAGCAGGGATCAGTTTTTTAGCTCACCATACACAGCCCACCGTACCAACCATGACACCCGGAACAACCGTGCTAAACTCgccacaacaacaccaacctcCACAGCAAGGCTTAAGCATATTTCAACTGCAcccgcagcaacagcaacaccacaGCCCGCAGCAGCCGGTGCTAGGGTGCGGCAACAGCACGATTCAGCTGACAACAGAG ATTAAGGATGGCATTCGGAACAGTATGGTGAAGACGGAACCGGGCGTTAGTTACACCACGATCCGTCAAGGTAATCAGCTCGTAACGCGCATCAAGATGGAAAATGATGAtagtcagcagcagcagcagcagcaacagcaaccgacACAAACGACTCAACCAACCTTTCAGACGCAACTGCCCAAAGTGAACGTGGTGACGTCTTCGCCGCTGATATCGATCGGGCCCGGAAGCAGCAGTCAGGACAATTTGTCACGCGTGATAGAGAGTGTTGCTGGGAATTATTCATCCGCTGCCTCTCCTGTGGGtagtcagcagcagcagcagcaacagcttgtcacacaccagcagcaacagcagcagcagcaattgaTACAGCACGTGCAGACCGCGTCCGGGCATCAGCTACGCTACGAAATGGATCCGACCACCGTCATGCAACAGCAATCCGTGTCTccatcgcagcagcagcaactcattgcacaacagcaacagccaaAGTTCATCATAACGTCTCGACCGCTCGGTGGTGCGGTGAATGCTGCTGGGTCTGCGCCCGGCACCAAGCTGCCCCTTACTGTGCAGGCCGCCACCAATGTGCTACCTCATATGCAGAGTCCGCAACAGTTTATCCAAGCGCAGGACCAGCAGATGCAGCTTGCAACTCAACCCACCGTACCGCCGCTACAGAAACCGATCCAGCTGCAGAAGATTATTATGGCAACGTCAGCGATtagccagcagcagccgcagcagcagcagcaaagacCCCGATTGCCTCTACAGCAGCGTACACAGTACAGTGTGCAAGCTAttccccagcagcagcagcagcagcagcagcagcaacagcaaccgcaGCAGTTCCAGCAAGCACCAAAGGTACCGCCACAAGCTGCTACACCTCCAACCCAATCGCAGCAGCGCTTTCAGCAGAAATATGTGACGAACCAGCTGATACGTGGCCAGAATGCGTTTCTCATGAACAATGTGCACCATCTGCAACAGCaaacgcaacagcagcaggtcgCAGGTACGGTTGGAGCGAATGTGATCGTTGGAGCGACGAGCATCAACCGAGGTAAACGATCGAACGATGTTGGTGGCGGCTCGTCCACCGGACCGCATGCTGCTACAAACTCGACCGGTAATGGTAGTGGCAGTAGCAGCGGATCCAGCTCATCGTCCAGCGGCAGTAAGCAGCGAGGTGGACGCACGAGCAGCTCACGGTTACCGCCCGGTGCGGTGAATCTTGAGCGCAGCTACCAGATCTGCCAGGCCGTAATACAGAACAGTCCGAACAGGCATCAGCTGAAGGCGCAGCTAAAGTCACCGCAAGCGTTTCTGGCCGCTTCAAACTCTAATTCGAACAGCAGCATTAGCAGCATCGGTAGCACGgggagcagtagcagcagcagcagtagcagtagtagtagcagcagtagcagcggtGTCTCTGCGAGCAGTATTATTGGCAACAATACCAAAGAGGATgcgaacagcaacagcagtggcAACGGTAGCAGTGCCTTTGGTGGAGTGTTGGGTATTGGAGGAAATAAG ATGTCCCGTTTGGTGAACTCGTCGAAGCGCACCGTCTCGGCCGGCGGCGTTCGACCGCATTCGTCCATCGTTGTGCGGCAGGTGAATGCGTCAGGTGGGTCTGCCGCCGCCGCTACATCCGCTTCGTCGGGTCAGTCAAACCCAATCAGTATTATCGCGGCCGCACAAtcacagcaccaccagcagcagctccatgCTCTCGCCGGtgatcagcagcagcttggTCAGATCATCAGCGTGAGTGCTGCTCCAACGATCGTGCATGCTGCGGGTGCTGCTTCCGTCGCTGGTAATAACAGCGGGGCTAATGCGCATTCTGGCGGTGCGGGTGGTGCTGGGAACTTTGCTGCTGGCGGGAAGTATTTGCTGGTACAGCGTACAGCAGCGGCCCACATCGGGGAGATTGTAACGCCACGGGCAGCCAGTGCACCACCGACACACAATCAG ATACAACTTCACCACGTTCCTGCACcgccgcagcaacagcaaccgccGCTCCACAATCCACAAATGgccaccgtgcagcagcaacagctatCACACCAGGTGCAGCATCatatgcagcaacagcagcaccagttgcagcaacagcagcagcagcagcagctagcgGTCGGTGCGAACGCCGTTGCGCCCGCCACCACCAGCCTACAGGCGGCAATCACCCGCCGAATACCGTCCACCCACG GCTGGTCCTTCCTCTAA